From the genome of Haloterrigena sp. KLK7, one region includes:
- a CDS encoding MATE family efflux transporter has protein sequence MSSRLRTLPNPFRWLLLSVGYLLARLDVIDPQRVERTTDLAWPRIVTGIARMSKSAADVAMVGIALGPAAIAGVGLATPFWGLAFAFAGGVAGATISLVSQRYTGGSVRELSLAVTTSALVVVAIMLPLGVLYGTVPERLIGLVGDDAASIAYGADYLRVVALGVPFAGLNLIGSRTLVGADDAWTPMTLRAGGAVVNVAINAVLIFVLEMGVVGAAIGTVVANVLVLTAFAVGFATGRLPIIGEFPVTLDLGWPPATVDDVRDVLSIGTPLVFTNGARRAAQFPMLAIVALFGPNVLAAYVVARRVRDLMDTPGWGFSLASSSLVGQELGTGDERSADTYGREVLWFGTGVYLVSATIVFVFAEQVGRVFVDDPSILPLVTTFIAVACVSVVFRGVSGGATGPLRASGDTNWPFYGQVLGLYVFTIPVAFLGAVAVPVPGLEVATPLGIGALYAALVLETLVPAVVTYYRFEKGSWKVISRSYRPESGSSPGD, from the coding sequence GTGAGTTCTCGTCTGCGTACCCTCCCGAATCCCTTCCGCTGGCTGCTGCTCTCGGTGGGCTATCTGCTCGCTCGGCTGGACGTGATCGACCCCCAGCGCGTCGAGCGGACGACCGACCTCGCGTGGCCGCGGATCGTGACGGGGATCGCCCGGATGTCCAAGTCCGCGGCGGACGTCGCGATGGTCGGGATCGCCCTCGGACCGGCGGCGATCGCCGGCGTCGGGCTCGCGACCCCGTTCTGGGGGCTCGCCTTCGCGTTCGCCGGGGGCGTCGCCGGCGCCACGATCAGTCTGGTCTCCCAGCGCTACACCGGCGGGAGCGTCCGCGAACTCTCGCTGGCGGTGACGACCAGCGCGCTCGTCGTCGTCGCGATCATGCTCCCGCTCGGGGTCCTCTACGGAACGGTCCCCGAACGGCTGATCGGGCTCGTCGGCGACGACGCCGCCTCGATCGCGTACGGGGCCGATTACCTCCGGGTCGTCGCCCTCGGCGTCCCGTTCGCCGGGCTGAACCTCATCGGGAGCCGAACCCTCGTCGGCGCCGACGACGCGTGGACGCCGATGACCCTCCGGGCCGGCGGCGCCGTCGTCAACGTCGCGATCAACGCCGTGTTGATCTTCGTCCTGGAGATGGGCGTCGTCGGCGCGGCGATCGGGACGGTCGTCGCGAACGTCCTCGTACTGACCGCCTTCGCCGTCGGCTTCGCGACCGGTCGCCTGCCGATCATCGGCGAGTTCCCGGTCACCCTCGACCTCGGCTGGCCGCCGGCGACGGTCGACGACGTCCGCGACGTGCTCTCGATCGGGACGCCGCTGGTGTTCACCAACGGCGCCCGTCGGGCCGCCCAGTTCCCGATGCTCGCGATCGTCGCGCTGTTCGGGCCGAACGTCCTCGCGGCCTACGTCGTCGCCCGCCGCGTCCGCGACCTGATGGACACCCCCGGCTGGGGGTTCTCGCTGGCCTCGAGCAGCCTCGTCGGCCAGGAACTGGGCACCGGCGACGAGCGCTCTGCGGACACCTACGGCCGCGAAGTGCTCTGGTTCGGGACCGGCGTCTATCTGGTCAGCGCGACGATCGTCTTCGTCTTCGCCGAGCAGGTCGGCCGCGTCTTCGTCGACGATCCGTCGATCCTGCCGCTGGTGACGACGTTCATCGCCGTCGCCTGCGTCAGCGTCGTCTTCCGCGGAGTCAGCGGCGGCGCGACCGGGCCGCTGCGGGCCAGCGGCGACACCAACTGGCCGTTCTACGGGCAGGTACTGGGACTCTACGTCTTCACGATCCCCGTCGCCTTCCTCGGCGCCGTCGCCGTTCCGGTGCCGGGTCTCGAGGTCGCGACGCCGCTTGGAATCGGCGCGCTCTACGCCGCGCTGGTCCTCGAGACGCTCGTTCCCGCCGTCGTCACCTACTACCGGTTCGAGAAGGGGTCCTGGAAGGTCATCAGCCGGTCGTACCGTCCCGAGTCGGGCTCTTCGCCCGGCGATTAG
- a CDS encoding AIR synthase family protein encodes MSDLGKIDRQFFDRRVAPNLGADRDDVALGPRHGVDFGVLEIGGKALVTATDPVSIMPQLGLERAARFALDLVLADVAVSGIPPSHLSICFTLPETMTDDEFATVWETIHEECVDLGVAVVTGHTARYSDPSHPWVGAATAMAVGDPDAIVRPDGARPGDRLLLTTGPAVESVGLLSTLFGDQLEERLPTDVIIDAQDRLEEVYCVRDALAAAAAGPVTAMHDVTEGGLAGALNEMADGAGVRFSVDSEAVPMRPGVREVCESLEIDPWAATSSGSLLLAVDPEGVDDVMAALEDRDTVVSEIGAVETGTDDDGEVLVDGDRLAHPTVDPSWRAYAELADSASE; translated from the coding sequence GTGAGCGACCTCGGCAAGATCGATCGACAGTTCTTCGACCGGCGCGTCGCGCCGAACCTCGGCGCCGACCGCGACGACGTCGCCCTCGGTCCCCGACACGGCGTCGACTTCGGCGTCCTCGAGATCGGCGGGAAAGCCCTGGTGACCGCGACCGACCCCGTCTCGATCATGCCCCAGTTGGGACTCGAGCGCGCGGCCCGATTCGCGCTCGACCTGGTGCTCGCGGACGTCGCCGTCAGCGGGATCCCGCCCTCGCATCTCTCGATCTGTTTCACGCTCCCCGAGACGATGACCGACGACGAGTTCGCGACCGTCTGGGAGACGATCCACGAGGAGTGCGTCGACCTCGGCGTGGCCGTCGTGACGGGCCACACCGCCCGCTACTCGGACCCCTCGCATCCGTGGGTCGGCGCCGCGACCGCGATGGCCGTCGGCGATCCCGACGCGATCGTCCGCCCCGACGGCGCCCGCCCGGGCGATCGGCTGCTCCTGACGACCGGGCCCGCGGTGGAGTCCGTCGGACTGCTGAGTACCCTGTTCGGCGATCAGCTCGAGGAGAGGCTGCCCACTGACGTGATCATCGACGCCCAGGACCGTCTCGAGGAGGTTTACTGCGTCCGAGACGCCCTTGCGGCGGCCGCCGCAGGGCCCGTGACGGCGATGCACGACGTGACCGAAGGGGGGCTCGCAGGCGCGCTGAACGAGATGGCCGACGGGGCGGGCGTGCGGTTTTCGGTCGACAGCGAGGCAGTGCCGATGCGCCCCGGCGTCCGGGAGGTCTGTGAGTCCCTCGAGATCGATCCCTGGGCCGCGACCAGCAGCGGGTCGTTGCTGCTGGCGGTCGATCCCGAGGGTGTAGACGACGTAATGGCGGCGCTCGAGGATCGGGACACCGTCGTTTCCGAGATTGGAGCCGTCGAAACCGGAACTGACGACGACGGCGAGGTGCTCGTCGACGGCGACCGACTCGCCCACCCCACCGTCGACCCCTCGTGGCGAGCGTACGCCGAACTGGCAGATTCGGCGAGCGAGTAG